GTAAAAGTACTTTTAAAAGGAAGTGCCACAATATCCACACGCGGAATCATAATATCTTCAACGGTTAATTCACGAATAACCAGCAAATTATAACACATCTCGCGTTCGGCTTTAGTCATCTTGGCCTCATTCAACCAAGCCTCTAATTCCTTACTATGTACAGGCAGTTGCTTCGCAGAAACAGGTTTGTGAAACAAATTTTTAACCCAATTAATAATTGAAAAGTTGTCTTTTTTTTCTATATTTTTCTTTTGAGACGGATCTTCATCTGCAGATTTTTGGCCAGCATCAGTCATTTAATTTCAAACCTTCTTTGTCACAAAGATCTAAATAGGGATTTTTTATACCCATAGAATTCAATATGTTAATTTCTAAATCTTCCATAATTACAGCATCTGAATCAATCTCGTGGTCATAACTCAACAAATGCAAAAATCCGTGAATCACAAGATGTTGCAAATGATGCTCTAAAGACTTTGAATCGGTAACAGCTTCACTCTGAATCGTTTCAAAAGCCAAAAATATATCACCCAACATATTTTCGTCATCATCATTATAATCTGTTTCT
This genomic window from Alphaproteobacteria bacterium contains:
- the ybeY gene encoding rRNA maturation RNase YbeY; translation: MSNFSCNVDVFVEEDQWVKVLPLCEDLCSKAVKAVFDFKDLIKESFHVNIILANNDFVQKLNREFRGKNKPTNVLSFPSETDYNDDDENMLGDIFLAFETIQSEAVTDSKSLEHHLQHLVIHGFLHLLSYDHEIDSDAVIMEDLEINILNSMGIKNPYLDLCDKEGLKLND